From the Anaeromyxobacter dehalogenans 2CP-1 genome, the window CAGCGGCGCGCGTCCACCACGCCGGGCGCCGGGATGGCGCCGGTGGGGCACGCCGGCAGGCACGCCTCGCAGGTGCCGCAGCGGTCCGGGTGCGGCGCGTCGGGCGCGAGCTCGCGGTCGAGCAGCAGCGTCGCGAGCACCACCCAGCTCCCGTGCTCCGGCGTGATGAGGCAGCCGTTCTTCCCCACCCAGCCCACGCCGGCCCGCTCCGCCCACGCCTTCTCCATCACCGGCGCGATGTCGCACGAGGCGTACGCGCCCAGCCCCGGATCGGCCTCGCGCAGGTCCGCGAGCAGGGCGGCGAGCTTGCGCTTCACCACGGTGTGGTAGTCGCGGCCGCGCGCGTACCGCGCCACCGCGGCCGCGCCGGGCGGCGGCGCCGCCGGCTCGCCGGCGTGGTACGAGAGCGCGAGGGCCACCACGCTCCGGACGCCTGGCAGGAGCCGCGCCGGGTCGAGCCGCTCGTCCCGCTGCGTGCGCAGCCACACCATGTCGGCCTCGAGGCCGCCCGCCAGCACGCGATCGAGCGGGCCCGGGTCGAGCGGCTCGGCCCGGGCGATCCCGCACCTCGAGAAGCCGGCCCGCGCCGCGGCCGCCTTCACCCGGTCGGCGTCGAGCCCCGCCACGCGCCCCTCAGCCGCGCCGCCCGGCGCGCGCCGCGACCTCGGGCGGCGCCGGCACGAGCCGCTTCGCGATGGCCGCGGAGAGGCCTCCCGCCGCGGCGCCGGCGAACCCGCCCAGCAGGATCGCCCCGACCGCCACGCCGGCCGCCGACGCCGGGGTGGCGTTCTCGGCCACCAGGATCCCGTAGCCGAGGGCCATCCCCACCACCACGGCCACGTTCCCCCGGCGCAGGCGCGCCTCGGCCGCGGCGGCGAGCGCGAGCACCGCGACCGCGAGGCCGGCCTGGAGGGCGGTGGGGGTGAGATCGCGGAACACCGTGACGCGGAGCGGCCCGGTCGCGTCGCCGCCCAGCCGATCCAGGGTGAGCGCATGCCCGTCGCCGAGGTCGCCCTCCAGCCACACCTCGGTGCGGTCGTGCGCGACCGGCGCGCGCCCGCCCCGGCCCACGCGCGCGTAGGTGTAGGTCCGCTCCAGGTGCCCCTCCACAGGCGGCCGGAGGCCACCGATGGTGAACCGCACCGCCGGCGAGCCCGAGGACGGCAGCGGCGCGGCCACGAGCAGCCGGACGTGGTGCGGGACGTCCGCGGGCACCGGCATGACGTCGCCGCGCGCCGCCAGCGCGCCCTGCGCGAGCGGCCGCCCCGGCACCACCGCGGCGACCGCCGGCACCACCGACAGGAACAGCGCGCCCGCCGCCGCGGCCACCGCGAGCCCGCGCCCGGCGCGGTCCGCCGCCGGTGAGAGCGCCGGACGGAGCGTGAACGTCGCCGCGAGCAGGCCGACCACCGCCGACACCGCCGCCGCGGCGGCGCCCTCGGGCAGCCAGCCGGCGGCGTACAGGCCTCCCGCCGCCGCGAGGACCGCGAGGCCGGCGACCGGGAGGATCCAGCCGGTGAGCGCCTCCTCGAGCCAGAGGGTGAGGGGCGACGGCGGTCGGGGTCGGGGCATCGGGATCTCCGCGGGGGCTCCGGCGGCTGGTCTTAGCACCGGACGCGTCCCGCCGCCGGGGTGCCCTCTCGTTCTCTGGCAGTGCGGCCGAAAACTGGCGATATCGATCGGCCCCTCTACGATGCGGCGATATGGCGACTCGGCTCGAGCTCCTTCACGAGTGGAACGACCTGCCCGGCGTGGCCGAGCGAGGGCGCGGCTGGGCGCTCGTCCAGGGCGACTGCGTCGAGGCGCTGGAGCGCCTCCCCCCGCACTCGGTGGACGTCGCCTTCGCCGACCCGCCCTACATGCTCTCGAACGGCGGCAGCACCTGCCAGGGCGGGCGCCGCACCTCCGTGAACAAGGGGAGCTGGGACGCCTCCGGCGGCTTCGCCGCGGACCACGCGTTCCAGGCGCGCTGGCTCCAGGCGGTCCGCAAGGTGCTGAAGCCGTCCGGCACGCTGTGGGTCTCGGGCACGCAGCACGTCATCTTCTCCATCGGCTACGCGATGCAGGAGCTGGGCTTCCACCTGCTCAACACCGTCACCTGGTACAAGCCCAACGCCTCACCCAACCTGGCCTGCCGCTTCTTCACGCACTCGACCGAGATCCTGCTCTGGGCGAGCCCGATGAAGGCGCGCCCGCTGGCGCACCGGTTCAACTACCGCGCGATGAAGACCGCCAACGGCGGCAAGCAGATGCGCGACCTGTGGGAGATCGCCGACCGCCCGGCGCCGGGCGGCGACCAGGTGGTGTGGTCGGTGCCCACGCCCGGGCCGCGCGAGAAGGTGCACGGCCGCCACCCCACGCAGAAGCC encodes:
- a CDS encoding DNA-methyltransferase codes for the protein MATRLELLHEWNDLPGVAERGRGWALVQGDCVEALERLPPHSVDVAFADPPYMLSNGGSTCQGGRRTSVNKGSWDASGGFAADHAFQARWLQAVRKVLKPSGTLWVSGTQHVIFSIGYAMQELGFHLLNTVTWYKPNASPNLACRFFTHSTEILLWASPMKARPLAHRFNYRAMKTANGGKQMRDLWEIADRPAPGGDQVVWSVPTPGPREKVHGRHPTQKPLALLERVLAASAAPGDLVLDPFSGSATTGVAALRAGCRFLGLERDPGYVDLAARRLRATTIDPE
- the queG gene encoding tRNA epoxyqueuosine(34) reductase QueG, translating into MAGLDADRVKAAAARAGFSRCGIARAEPLDPGPLDRVLAGGLEADMVWLRTQRDERLDPARLLPGVRSVVALALSYHAGEPAAPPPGAAAVARYARGRDYHTVVKRKLAALLADLREADPGLGAYASCDIAPVMEKAWAERAGVGWVGKNGCLITPEHGSWVVLATLLLDRELAPDAPHPDRCGTCEACLPACPTGAIPAPGVVDARRCISFWTIERRGPIPDELAGRLGGWAFGCDDCQTVCPWNRGVPAEADLELVPRPGQLALWLDELLALDAEGYRRRFHGTSLARARHDGLVRNALLLAGTSGDRRYLPAIRAHLESPLGDAVRAAARWALERLGEARDP